The Helianthus annuus cultivar XRQ/B chromosome 16, HanXRQr2.0-SUNRISE, whole genome shotgun sequence genome includes a window with the following:
- the LOC110885273 gene encoding G-type lectin S-receptor-like serine/threonine-protein kinase SD2-5, whose product MRVWLIFCVTVNSWLFLLLPQTCLSSVRKIATVNPGFKASQMLYIDNNGLFLESNSSNFGFGFHPNYDITSFTVVIIHIVNSKIIWSANLGVPVGNSDNFVFDDDGNAYIENNGNVIWSTNTSRKGVSAMELLDSGNLVLVGKDGGIVWQSFDHPTDTLMSTQDFREGMKLVSDPRNNMTFALEIKSGDLVLSAGYRNRQPYWAMGKDNRKIMNKDGGNLEYATIEASSWKFFDQNNVLLEQFVFPDGSGDNITWAAVLEPDGFVRFYNLPGKIKGQFVIPGDTCSTPQSCSPYFVCHEGNTCQCPSGLNVINCKPKPVSCSGSKDPMTLINAGESLTYSALGFVQPSSKTSLEGCKSSCLSNCSCLVMFFDNKSRNCYMFDQIGSFSDAKSGASFESYVKVSSTSHGKKKQSTVVVTAIVIITVFVIFSLVLVAVRLYKKKKNNELVEKADETSEEDNFLENLSGMPIRFTYLDLQRATDNFSKKLGQGGFGSVYEGVLKDGTKLAVKQLEGIGQGKKEFRAEVSIIGGIHHHHLVRLKGFCAEGVHRLLVYEFMANGSLDRWIFKKNKTEFLLDWDTRYNIAVGTAKGLAYLHEDCDVKIVHCDIKPENVLLDDNFRAKVSDFGLAKLMTREQSHVFTTMRGTRGYLAPEWITSYAISEKSDVYSFGMVLLEIIGGRKNYDSSMISEKSHFPSYAFKMMEEGNIEEIIDAQMKIDERDERVMVAIKVALWCIQDDMNLRPPMTKVVQMLEGLSPVPAPPMASQTGSRLYSGLFKSISEEGTSSGPSDCNSDAYLSAVRLSGPR is encoded by the coding sequence ATGAGAGTTTGGTTAATATTTTGTGTTACTGTCAACTCTTGGCTGTTTTTGTTGTTACCTCAAACATGCCTGTCAAGTGTTCGAAAAATTGCCACAGTGAACCCGGGTTTCAAAGCGTCGCAAATGCTATACATTGATAACAATGGGTTGTTCCTTGAATCGAACAGCTCGAATTTCGGGTTTGGTTTCCATCCCAATTATGATATCACTTCATTCACTGTTGTGATCATTCACATTGTGAATTCAAAGATCATTTGGTCTGCGAACCTAGGGGTGCCGGTTGGTAATTCGGATAACTTTGTGTTTGATGATGATGGCAATGCTTATATTGAAAACAATGGGAATGTTATATGGTCAACTAACACGAGCCGTAAAGGGGTTTCAGCGATGGAGCTGCTTGATTCGGGGAACCTGGTTTTGGTTGGAAAGGATGGTGGTATTGTTTGGCAGAGTTTTGATCACCCTACAGACACTTTGATGTCAACTCAAGATTTTCGTGAAGGAATGAAGCTGGTAAGCGATCCAAGAAACAATATGACGTTCGCGTTGGAAATCAAGTCCGGAGACTTGGTTTTATCAGCGGGGTATAGAAACCGACAGCCGTATTGGGCTATGGGGAAGGACAATAGGAAGATCATGAACAAAGATGGTGGAAATCTTGAATACGCGACAATTGAGGCGAGTTCGTGGAAGTTCTTTGATCAAAACAACGTGTTGTTAGAGCAGTTTGTATTTCCAGATGGTTCTGGGGACAACATAACCTGGGCTGCAGTGTTAGAACCCGATGGGTTCGTTAGATTCTACAATCTCCCTGGAAAAATCAAAGGACAATTTGTAATCCCGGGTGATACGTGTAGTACGCCtcagtcttgttcaccttatttcGTTTGTCATGAAGGAAACACGTGCCAATGCCCGTCTGGGCTTAATGTAATAAACTGCAAGCCGAAGCCTGTCTCTTGTAGTGGATCTAAAGATCCAATGACTCTTATCAATGCAGGTGAGAGTTTGACTTATTCGGCTCTCGGGTTTGTGCAGCCCTCTTCAAAAACAAGCTTAGAAGGCTGCAAATCTTCATGTTTGAGTAACTGTTCTTGCTTGGTTATGTTCTTTGATAACAAATCTAGGAACTGTTATATGTTTGATCAGATTGGGAGCTTCAGCGATGCTAAAAGTGGTGCAAGTTTCGAATCATACGTTAAGGTTTCAAGTACTTCACATGGGAAAAAGAAGCAATCAACAGTAGTGGTGACTGCAATAGTTATAATCACAGTGTTTGTGATTTTCAGCCTTGTGTTAGTAGCCGTTCGTTTgtacaagaagaagaagaacaacgaGCTGGTTGAAAAGGCTGATGAAACATCAGAAGAGGATAATTTCTTGGAGAATTTATCAGGGATGCCGATTCGTTTTACTTACTTAGATCTCCAACGGGCCACCGATAACTTCAGTAAGAAGCTTGGACAAGGAGGGTTCGGGTCGGTTTATGAAGGGGTGTTAAAAGACGGGACAAAGCTCGCGGTCAAGCAGTTAGAAGGGATCGGTCAAGGCAAGAAAGAGTTTCGAGCTGAAGTGAGCATCATAGGTGGTATTCACCACCACCATTTGGTTCGGTTGAAAGGATTTTGTGCAGAAGGGGTACATCGTCTCCTTGTTTACGAGTTCATGGCTAATGGCTCACTGGACCGGTGGATTTTCAAAAAGAACAAAACAGAGTTTTTACTGGATTGGGACACGCGATATAACATCGCGGTTGGTACTGCAAAAGGACTCGCGTATCTTCATGAAGACTGTGATGTAAAGATCGTTCATTGTGATATAAAACCAGAAAACGTACTACTCGATGATAACTTCCGAGCCAAAGTATCGGATTTTGGTTTGGCTAAGCTGATGACAAGAGAACAAAGCCATGTTTTTACAACTATGAGAGGCACAAGAGGGTATTTAGCACCCGAGTGGATCACAAGCTACGCGATATCTGAAAAAAGTGATGTTTATAGCTTCGGGATGGTGCTTCTTGAAATCATCGGGGGCAGAAAAAACTACGACTCTTCGATGATTTCAGAGAAATCCCATTTCCCGTCTTACGCTTTTAAGATGATGGAAGAAGGAAATATCGAAGAAATCATAGACGCGCAAATGAAAATCGATGAACGAGATGAGCGAGTGATGGTGGCTATAAAAGTGGCTCTATGGTGTATACAAGATGATATGAACCTAAGGCCTCCTATGACCAAAGTGGTTCAAATGCTTGAGGGTTTAAGCCCCGTGCCTGCACCACCAATGGCCTCTCAGACCGGTTCACGGCTCTATTCGGGTTTGTTCAAGTCCATTAGCGAGGAAGGAACGTCATCGGGACCGTCTGATTGTAACAGCGATGCGTATTTATCAGCGGTTCGGCTATCAGGGCCAAGGTAG